One Haloarchaeobius amylolyticus DNA window includes the following coding sequences:
- a CDS encoding DUF6166 domain-containing protein: MKTSYSQSKYRARRYRGERTLGGCLVYAGDDLLDKHLMVHTVSPGGFDWGPDASPERACQLAIALLASAFGVEVAIDDYHLFAENFVKRELSGTEWSIRLQDFRDLSFREQYLHRDYPENTAPQPDDVDIETIDLDSITYADELALVRRYDAVLWKKGNTRGNLHRLQEIRLGNRDPAAESLPEQWLSTHGRLTSAAAKRAIAEEFETMGEFAAWACYATTLRTVDHVGESTEERIRSLRSTLIRWFGGEEYIPRYDDEQEMLVSG; this comes from the coding sequence ATGAAAACGAGCTACTCACAGTCAAAGTACCGAGCGCGGCGGTATCGCGGAGAACGCACACTTGGGGGCTGTCTCGTCTACGCTGGCGACGATCTCCTTGACAAACACCTGATGGTGCATACTGTGTCGCCGGGCGGGTTCGATTGGGGGCCGGACGCGTCACCAGAACGCGCTTGCCAACTCGCTATTGCCCTGCTTGCTTCCGCTTTCGGGGTTGAAGTCGCAATCGATGACTATCATCTGTTCGCAGAGAACTTCGTCAAACGCGAACTGAGCGGTACTGAGTGGTCGATACGGCTGCAAGACTTCCGAGATTTGAGCTTCCGTGAACAGTACCTCCATAGGGACTATCCCGAGAACACCGCACCCCAACCGGACGACGTCGACATCGAAACGATCGACTTGGATTCGATCACTTACGCTGATGAACTTGCCCTGGTCCGTCGATACGACGCAGTCCTCTGGAAGAAGGGAAACACCAGGGGAAACCTGCATCGACTTCAGGAAATCCGACTGGGGAACCGTGATCCTGCTGCCGAATCACTGCCGGAGCAGTGGCTTTCGACACATGGCCGACTGACGTCCGCTGCCGCCAAGCGGGCCATCGCTGAGGAGTTCGAGACGATGGGCGAGTTCGCGGCTTGGGCCTGCTACGCCACGACGCTCAGAACCGTCGATCACGTTGGCGAGTCGACCGAGGAGAGAATTCGAAGTCTTCGGTCAACTCTCATTCGCTGGTTCGGCGGTGAGGAGTACATCCCACGCTACGACGATGAGCAGGAGATGCTGGTGAGCGGTTAG
- a CDS encoding helix-turn-helix domain-containing protein has protein sequence MKSITLEITVEGGFHPANQLLAADPSIIRESLHHVTILEDGTIVLLYHLRGDLTQVRTYLTDHEEVISCDVPENESGLVYIHGRPIEPIREFFSLGRSHGVVFETPITHTDDGLKITMSGDEQTLHRVISEIPSDIELTLLRKGERKPGESEIISLLTERQVEVLTLAVEDGYYETPRGTTHEKIATQIGVATTTVSEHLRKIEQRVFSALIR, from the coding sequence ATGAAGTCGATTACGCTGGAAATTACGGTCGAAGGCGGGTTCCATCCGGCGAATCAATTACTCGCAGCGGATCCGTCGATAATCCGTGAATCGCTTCACCACGTTACTATTCTCGAAGATGGGACGATTGTTCTGCTCTACCATCTTCGAGGCGACCTCACCCAGGTAAGAACGTACCTCACGGACCACGAAGAGGTCATCTCCTGTGATGTGCCAGAGAACGAAAGTGGGCTCGTGTACATCCATGGTCGCCCAATTGAGCCGATTCGTGAATTTTTCTCTCTTGGCCGGTCACACGGAGTCGTGTTCGAGACACCCATAACACATACCGATGACGGACTCAAAATCACGATGAGCGGAGATGAACAAACGCTTCATCGTGTCATCTCGGAAATCCCGTCAGATATTGAACTCACACTCCTCAGAAAGGGAGAGCGCAAGCCAGGGGAGAGTGAGATCATCTCACTACTGACTGAGCGACAGGTGGAGGTACTCACCCTGGCAGTTGAGGATGGATACTACGAAACACCGAGAGGAACCACTCACGAGAAGATTGCGACTCAGATCGGTGTCGCAACCACGACTGTGAGCGAGCATCTCCGGAAAATCGAACAACGTGTTTTCTCTGCACTTATCAGATGA
- a CDS encoding cyclase family protein yields MSNEIDNMNFVDLSHTFEDGMPGFRHENDDGTHTEYTAEVSPFFSHEESREKYDGKAAFEVTEMQFQTSIGTYLDSPYHRHPEGRDIGELEIGELIHPGTVVDARELDSDKELTIDALPSEADLAGTAVLFNFGWDKYWGSEQYRSYPYISEAVIERLIDADVSLVGVDTLNADDHHNPARPAHTRLLKEEIFIVENLRNLDSLVGESFRFFAVPIKAKDTAAMPIRAFAEVDQ; encoded by the coding sequence ATGTCGAATGAGATAGACAATATGAACTTCGTTGATCTGAGTCACACGTTCGAGGATGGGATGCCCGGGTTCCGTCACGAGAACGATGACGGGACGCACACGGAGTATACTGCGGAAGTGTCTCCGTTCTTCTCCCACGAGGAGTCACGAGAGAAGTACGACGGCAAAGCCGCGTTCGAGGTCACCGAAATGCAGTTCCAGACCTCTATCGGGACGTACCTCGATTCACCGTACCATCGGCATCCGGAAGGGCGCGACATCGGTGAACTGGAAATAGGCGAACTGATACACCCAGGAACGGTGGTCGATGCCCGAGAACTTGATAGCGACAAGGAACTAACCATCGACGCACTTCCCAGCGAAGCCGACCTCGCAGGGACCGCCGTCCTGTTCAATTTTGGATGGGACAAATACTGGGGCTCAGAGCAGTACCGATCCTACCCATACATCTCTGAGGCCGTCATTGAGAGACTGATTGACGCAGACGTTTCTCTGGTCGGAGTGGACACGTTGAACGCCGACGACCACCATAATCCCGCCCGCCCGGCTCACACCCGTCTCCTCAAAGAGGAAATCTTCATCGTCGAGAATCTCCGCAACCTTGATTCTCTTGTCGGTGAGTCATTCCGATTCTTCGCTGTGCCGATCAAAGCCAAAGACACTGCTGCAATGCCCATTCGTGCGTTTGCCGAAGTCGATCAGTGA